Proteins encoded by one window of Musa acuminata AAA Group cultivar baxijiao chromosome BXJ2-9, Cavendish_Baxijiao_AAA, whole genome shotgun sequence:
- the LOC135622751 gene encoding uncharacterized protein LOC135622751 isoform X2, which yields MTTGSIGRSYRGDFQRWQLFPGVCEDKSVLANQFSVFISRSDGKKYSTVLSPRNPELIKQNSISGVGSWDWNLDGKNTTYHALYPRAWTIYDGEPDPDLKIVCCQISPFIPHNYKESSYPVAVFTFTLTNLAKIAAEVTLLFTWANSVGGTSEFSGYHSNSKMVEKDGVRGVLLHHRTDDGLPPVTFAIAAEETADVHVSECPCFMISGDSDAFTAKDMWSAIKEHGSFDHLDAHEISFHSEPGSSIGAAVAASVALASQTTRTVTFSLSWACPEVKFPSGKIYHRRYTKFYGIDCDAAANLVHDAIIEHGSWETQIEEWQNPILQDKRFPAWYAVTLFNELYYFNAGGTIWTDGSPPIQSLATIEERKFSLDMSNGDFDNLTEVITRKNTAVNLLDRMASILEKLHAPIASNSAIGTSLLQGEENIGRFLYLEGIEYYMWNTYDVHFYSSFSLIMLFPKLELSIQRDFAAAVMMHDPEKVKTLHDGKCSARKVLGAVPHDLGLYDPWFKVNAYNLYNTDRWKDLNPKFVLQVWRDTVATGDKSFAKAVWPSVYMAMSYMDQFDKDKDGMIENEGFPDQTYDVWSATGVSSYSGGLWVAALQAASAMAREVGDRASEELFWDKYLKAKSVYYKLWNGSYFNYDNSGSKTSSSIQADQLAGHWYARACGLMPIVDKEKAKSTFQKIFCFNVLKFKDGKRGAVNGMRPDGTIDMSSMQSREIWSGVTYSVAAAMIQEGMLEEAFRTAQGIYEAAWSQEGLGYSFQTPEAWNNNDQYRSLCYMRPLAIWAMQWALSPPVLHKEPETALQGEAHLNHHASYSRVAKLLKLPEEETSKSILRVICEITCSRLRS from the exons ATGACTACAG GAAGTATTGGAAGAAGCTACAGAGGTGATTTTCAACGATGGCAATTGTTCCCTGGAGTTTGTGAAGACAAATCTGTACTAGCAAATCAATTTTCT GTTTTTATCTCACGCTCGGATGGTAAGAAGTACTCAACTGTTCTGTCTCCTAGGAACCCAGAATTGATCAA ACAAAATTCCATTTCAGGAGTTGGATCTTGGGATTGGAACCTGGATGGTAAGAATACTACCTATCATGCTCTGTATCCAAGGGCCTGGACTATCTATGACG GAGAACCTGATCCAGATCTTAAAATAGTTTGCTGCCAAATTTCACCATTTATACCTCACAATTACAAAGAGAGCAGCTACCCTGTTGCAGTGTTCACATTCaca CTGACCAATCTGGCAAAGATTGCTGCTGAAGTAACATTGCTTTTCACATGGGCT AATTCTGTGGGTGGAACCTCTGAGTTTTCTGGATATCACTCTAATTCAAAAATGGT AGAGAAAGATGGTGTTCGTGGAGTACTTTTACATCATAG GACCGATGATGGTCTACCTCCAGTAACGTTTGCCATAGCAGCAGAAGAAACAGCTGATGTCCATGTCTCTGAATGTCCTTGCTTCATGATAAGTGGAGATTCTGATGCATTTACAGCTAAGGACATGTGGTCTGCAATCAAAGAG CATGGATCTTTTGACCACCTTGATGCTCATGAAATTTCCTTTCATTCTGAACCTGGATCATCAATTGGAGCAGCTGTTGCAGCTTCTGTGGCACTTGCTTCACAAACGACCCGTACTGTGACATTTTCTTTATCGTGGGCTTGCCCTGAAGTAAAGTTTCCTAGTGGCAAGATTTATCACAG GCGCTATACAAAATTTTATGGAATTGATTGTGATGCAGCAGCAAATCTTGTGCATGATGCCATTATCG AGCATGGTTCCTGGGAGACACAGATTGAGGAATGGCAAAATCCTATTTTGCAGGATAAGAGGTTCCCCGCTTG GTATGCTGTCACATTATTTAATGAACTATATTATTTTAATGCTGGAGGAACTATTTGGACAG ATGGGTCACCACCAATTCAGAGTTTAGCAACTATTGAGGAAAGAAAGTTCTCCCTTGATATGTCGAATGGAGATTTTGACAACTTGACTGAGGTCATAACAAGAAAGAACACTGCAGTCAATCTCCTTGATAGAATGGCATCAATACTTGAAAAGTTGCACGCGCCCATTGCATCTAACTCGGCTATAGGGACATCACTACTTCAAGGAGAAGAAAACATTGGCCGGTTTCTCTATCTTGAAGGGATTGAGTACTATATGTGGAATACCTATGATGTCCATTTTTATTCATCCTTTTCCCTGATCATGCTGTTTCCAAAACTTGAACTGAGCATTCAACGAGACTTCGCTGCTGCAGTAATGATGCATGATCCTGAGAAGGTCAAAACTCTGCACGATGGCAAGTGCTCTGCAAGAAAAGTTCTTGGGGCTGTTCCTCATGATCTTGGGCTTTATGACCCATGGTTTAAAGTTAatgcttacaacctttacaacacAGATAGATGGAAGGACTTGAACCCTAAATTCGTACTTCAAGTTTGGAGAGACACGGTAGCCACCGGTGATAAGTCCTTTGCAAAAGCTGTTTGGCCTTCGGTGTACATGGCCATGTCGTACATGGATCAGTTTGACAAGGATAAAGATGGAATGATTGAAAATGAAGGCTTTCCTGATCAAACCTACGATGTCTGGTCAGCTACCGGTGTTAGCTCATATAGTGGAGGACTCTGGGTGGCTGCTCTGCAAGCTGCTTCGGCTATGGCACGTGAAGTTGGTGACAGAGCCTCTGAAGAACTTTTCTGGGACAAGTATCTGAAAGCAAAATCTGTTTATTACAAGTTGTGGAATGGTTCTTACTTCAATTATGACAATTCTGGTAGCAAGACAAGCTCATCTATTCAGGCTGATCAATTAGCTGGACATTG GTATGCTAGAGCTTGTGGTCTTATGCCAATTGTTGATAAGGAGAAAGCAAAAAGTACATTTCAGAAAATCTTTTGCtttaatgtcttaaaattcaaggATGGAAAGAGAGGAGCAGTTAATGGGATGAGACCAGATGGTACTATTGATATGTCTTCCATGCAGTCAAGAGAGATATGGTCTGGTGTAACATATTCAGTTGCTGCCGCAATGATTCAAGAAGGCATGTTGGAAGAAGCATTTAGAACTGCACAAGGGATATATGAAGCTGCCTGGTCTCAAGAAGGATTGGG GTATTCATTTCAGACACCTGAAGCTTGGAATAACAACGACCAGTATCGGTCGCTTTGCTACATGCGCCCTCTAGCAATATGGGCGATGCAGTGGGCTTTGTCACCACCGGTGCTCCATAAAGAACCTGAAACAGCATTACAAGGAGAGGCTCATCTAAATCACCATGCCTCGTACTCAAGAGTCGCTAAACTGCTTAAACTACCGGAAGAAGAAACTTCTAAAAGCATTCTCCGAGTCATCTGCGAAATCACCTGCAGTCGGCTTAGATCATGA
- the LOC135622752 gene encoding uncharacterized protein LOC135622752, whose amino-acid sequence MAAVLVPGVLLKLLRHMNADAKVGVEHCSSVLQVVSIVPALAGGELYPNQGFYLRVSDSSHATFVSLPDEQVDLILSDEIQLGQFIHVDRLEAASPVPILRGVMPLPGRHPFVGNPQDLVATCSSGLLGSEKSKVSHGSSGNANDDPPSAKEKNKSGKLEDGSKVVVVEKKKSSLGRSSSSLSKQLTSSDVEKKEVHHVRSRSLNLRSVPSSPSDCFPSPVSEKLHSEVKQQAKVNVPEKTSPSRFGLLGRAASVLKATTAGRKSSAGTLIGNLVPAFKSGSKVLRKSWEENMELKDRDNSTPRATKKEIKPETRSISAPRKNTLTTERLSHKEDSKVQTTGKKGKVDADLEDHDKSIKQQPAVKNTSVSSCNLTPGSSSTFVPSNVYWASLPSSLAKLGKEVLEYRDAAQRAAIEALQEASAAETLIQCMSMYAELRSSAEDDNPQQAVEQFLALFGTLTRAGLVADSLFKLAVTSPTDPLGGDPTMEEALRVSGVHRKLAAAWIHTAIATDLSAFSLYGPGASPSKHRGTTVSVVLEAPRKPASPLKPSSSSTSSAPTAVSQIKQRSSASIQKPRAPPPLPPPREWMSGQGVAEVAAVGRALRREARGWFLGFVERFLDADAAAADGPRDRDLVAGTLSQLKRVNDWLDGVGERGGDGMAEDGGVPPETIERLRRKIFDYLIAHVESAAVALGGGRHGVPASSSSRTSSVHESRSANR is encoded by the exons ATGGCTGCTGTGTTGGTCCCTGGTGTTCTCCTCAAGCTCCTCCGGCACATGAACGCTGATGCGAAAGTTGGCGTCGAGCATTGCTCATCTGTCCTCCAGGTCGTCAGCATTGTCCCTGCTCTTGCCGGTGGAGAGCTGTATCCGAACCAGGGATTCTACCTCAGGGTGTCTGATTCCTCCCATGCTACCTTTGTCTCCTTACCTGATGAGCAAGTTGACCTCATCTTGAGTGATGAAATCCAACTAGGCCAATTCATCCATGTCGACCGCCTCGAGGCAGCCTCCCCTGTGCCCATTCTTAGAGGTGTCATGCCTCTCCCTGGTCGTCATCCTTTTGTTGGCAACCCTCAAGATCTTGTGGCCACTTGTTCCTCGGGGTTGCTTGGCAGCGAGAAATCAAAGGTGTCTCACGGCTCTAGTGGCAATGCAAATGATGATCCACCATCTGCAAAGGAGAAGAACAAGTCTGGGAAATTGGAGGACGGTTCCAAAGTTGTGGTGGTGGAAAAGAAGAAGTCGTCACTCGGTCGGTCGAGCTCTTCCCTGTCAAAACAATTGACTAGTAGCGATGTGGAGAAGAAGGAAGTCCACCATGTGAGGTCAAGATCATTGAATCTGAGGTCAGTCCCTTCATCTCCATCGGACTGTTTCCCGTCGCCTGTGTCCGAGAAGCTCCACTCTGAAGTTAAGCAGCAGGCAAAGGTTAATGTGCCAGAGAAGACTTCACCTTCGAGGTTTGGATTGTTGGGGAGGGCAGCTTCTGTTTTAAAAGCAACCACAGCTGGTAGGAAATCATCTGCTGGGACTTTGATTGGAAATTTGGTTCCAGCTTTCAAGTCAGGATCAAAGGTTCTGAGGAAGAGCTGGGAAGAGAACATGGAGTTAAAGGATAGGGATAATTCTACTCCTAGGGCAACAAAGAAAGAGATCAAACCTGAAACCCGAAGCATTTCT GCTCCCCGAAAAAACACCCTCACAACTGAGAGGCTGTCACATAAAGAGGACAGCAAGGTTCAGACTACTGGAAAGAAAGGCAAAGTTGATGCTGATCTGGAAGATCATGATAAGTCGATTAAGCAACAGCCTGCTGTAAAGAACACTTCAGTTTCCTCATGTAATCTAACCCCTGGAAGCTCATCTACGTTTGTCCCCAGTAATGTTTATTGGGCATCACTTCCATCTTCTCTAGCAAAACTTGGAAAG GAAGTACTGGAGTATCGAGATGCTGCACAACGAGCTGCTATTGAGGCCTTGCAGGAAGCTTCTGCTGCAGAGACCCTGATTCAGTGTATGAG CATGTACGCCGAGTTACGATCCTCCGCGGAGGATGACAACCCGCAGCAGGCAGTGGAGCAGTTCTTGGCACTATTCGGTACCCTCACCCGCGCCGGCCTCGTCGCTGACTCCCTCTTCAAGCTCGCTGTAACCTCACCGACCGACCCCCTGGGTGGTGACCCGACCATGGAGGAGGCTCTCCGCGTCTCCGGGgtccaccggaagctcgccgctgCTTGGATCCACACCGCCATCGCCACCGACCTCTCCGCCTTCTCCCTCTACGGCCCCGGCGCTTCTCCTTCGAAGCATCGGGGGACAACGGTCTCGGTGGTCCTCGAAGCCCCGCGCAAACCCGCATCCCCTTTAAAGCCCTCGTCTTCCTCCACTTCATCCGCCCCCACCGCCGTTTCTCAGATCAAGCAGCGCTCGTCGGCTTCGATCCAGAAGCCCCGGGCGCCTCCGCCGCTCCCCCCGCCGCGAGAGTGGATGAGCGGGCAAGGCGTGGCGGAGGTGGCGGCGGTCGGGCGAGCGCTGAGGCGGGAGGCGAGGGGGTGGTTCCTAGGGTTCGTGGAGCGGTTCTTGGACGCCGACGCGGCGGCCGCGGACGGGCCACGCGACCGCGACCTGGTGGCGGGGACGCTGTCGCAGCTGAAGAGGGTGAACGACTGGCTAGACGGCGTCGGGGAGAGGGGCGGCGACGGGATGGCGGAGGACGGCGGCGTTCCACCGGAGACGATCGAGCGGCTGAGGAGGAAGATCTTCGACTACCTCATCGCGCACGTCGAGTCGGCCGCCGTGGCGCTGGGCGGTGGCCGACATGGCgtgccggcgtcgtcgtcatcgcGCACCTCGTCCGTGCACGAATCACGGAGCGCGAACAGGTAG
- the LOC135622751 gene encoding uncharacterized protein LOC135622751 isoform X1, translating to MSENGNMKRMKDPLLSDPHSRADDLLVNHDNGQPPSLTWQRKVNDKGHQLSEFTLTMREKLKLAPLGIRLGRQIVEDIARGQVAVIDPLKKRIGMSCQGVPLGGIGVGSIGRSYRGDFQRWQLFPGVCEDKSVLANQFSVFISRSDGKKYSTVLSPRNPELIKQNSISGVGSWDWNLDGKNTTYHALYPRAWTIYDGEPDPDLKIVCCQISPFIPHNYKESSYPVAVFTFTLTNLAKIAAEVTLLFTWANSVGGTSEFSGYHSNSKMVEKDGVRGVLLHHRTDDGLPPVTFAIAAEETADVHVSECPCFMISGDSDAFTAKDMWSAIKEHGSFDHLDAHEISFHSEPGSSIGAAVAASVALASQTTRTVTFSLSWACPEVKFPSGKIYHRRYTKFYGIDCDAAANLVHDAIIEHGSWETQIEEWQNPILQDKRFPAWYAVTLFNELYYFNAGGTIWTDGSPPIQSLATIEERKFSLDMSNGDFDNLTEVITRKNTAVNLLDRMASILEKLHAPIASNSAIGTSLLQGEENIGRFLYLEGIEYYMWNTYDVHFYSSFSLIMLFPKLELSIQRDFAAAVMMHDPEKVKTLHDGKCSARKVLGAVPHDLGLYDPWFKVNAYNLYNTDRWKDLNPKFVLQVWRDTVATGDKSFAKAVWPSVYMAMSYMDQFDKDKDGMIENEGFPDQTYDVWSATGVSSYSGGLWVAALQAASAMAREVGDRASEELFWDKYLKAKSVYYKLWNGSYFNYDNSGSKTSSSIQADQLAGHWYARACGLMPIVDKEKAKSTFQKIFCFNVLKFKDGKRGAVNGMRPDGTIDMSSMQSREIWSGVTYSVAAAMIQEGMLEEAFRTAQGIYEAAWSQEGLGYSFQTPEAWNNNDQYRSLCYMRPLAIWAMQWALSPPVLHKEPETALQGEAHLNHHASYSRVAKLLKLPEEETSKSILRVICEITCSRLRS from the exons ATGTCTGAGAATGGTAACATGAAAAGAATGAAGGATCCACTATTGAGCGATCCACATTCCAGGGCAGATGACCTTTTG GTAAACCATGATAATGGACAACCTCCCTCGTTAACATGGCAGAGGAAAGTAAATGACAAGGGCCACCAATTGTCTGAATTCACTCTAACCATGCGAGAGAAGCTAAAACTG GCTCCACTGGGTATTCGACTTGGAAGACAAATTGTTGAAGACATTGCAAGAGGACAG GTTGCGGTGATTGACCCTCTGAAGAAGCGCATTGGTATGTCCTGCCAGGGTGTTCCTCTTGGTGGCATTGG TGTAGGAAGTATTGGAAGAAGCTACAGAGGTGATTTTCAACGATGGCAATTGTTCCCTGGAGTTTGTGAAGACAAATCTGTACTAGCAAATCAATTTTCT GTTTTTATCTCACGCTCGGATGGTAAGAAGTACTCAACTGTTCTGTCTCCTAGGAACCCAGAATTGATCAA ACAAAATTCCATTTCAGGAGTTGGATCTTGGGATTGGAACCTGGATGGTAAGAATACTACCTATCATGCTCTGTATCCAAGGGCCTGGACTATCTATGACG GAGAACCTGATCCAGATCTTAAAATAGTTTGCTGCCAAATTTCACCATTTATACCTCACAATTACAAAGAGAGCAGCTACCCTGTTGCAGTGTTCACATTCaca CTGACCAATCTGGCAAAGATTGCTGCTGAAGTAACATTGCTTTTCACATGGGCT AATTCTGTGGGTGGAACCTCTGAGTTTTCTGGATATCACTCTAATTCAAAAATGGT AGAGAAAGATGGTGTTCGTGGAGTACTTTTACATCATAG GACCGATGATGGTCTACCTCCAGTAACGTTTGCCATAGCAGCAGAAGAAACAGCTGATGTCCATGTCTCTGAATGTCCTTGCTTCATGATAAGTGGAGATTCTGATGCATTTACAGCTAAGGACATGTGGTCTGCAATCAAAGAG CATGGATCTTTTGACCACCTTGATGCTCATGAAATTTCCTTTCATTCTGAACCTGGATCATCAATTGGAGCAGCTGTTGCAGCTTCTGTGGCACTTGCTTCACAAACGACCCGTACTGTGACATTTTCTTTATCGTGGGCTTGCCCTGAAGTAAAGTTTCCTAGTGGCAAGATTTATCACAG GCGCTATACAAAATTTTATGGAATTGATTGTGATGCAGCAGCAAATCTTGTGCATGATGCCATTATCG AGCATGGTTCCTGGGAGACACAGATTGAGGAATGGCAAAATCCTATTTTGCAGGATAAGAGGTTCCCCGCTTG GTATGCTGTCACATTATTTAATGAACTATATTATTTTAATGCTGGAGGAACTATTTGGACAG ATGGGTCACCACCAATTCAGAGTTTAGCAACTATTGAGGAAAGAAAGTTCTCCCTTGATATGTCGAATGGAGATTTTGACAACTTGACTGAGGTCATAACAAGAAAGAACACTGCAGTCAATCTCCTTGATAGAATGGCATCAATACTTGAAAAGTTGCACGCGCCCATTGCATCTAACTCGGCTATAGGGACATCACTACTTCAAGGAGAAGAAAACATTGGCCGGTTTCTCTATCTTGAAGGGATTGAGTACTATATGTGGAATACCTATGATGTCCATTTTTATTCATCCTTTTCCCTGATCATGCTGTTTCCAAAACTTGAACTGAGCATTCAACGAGACTTCGCTGCTGCAGTAATGATGCATGATCCTGAGAAGGTCAAAACTCTGCACGATGGCAAGTGCTCTGCAAGAAAAGTTCTTGGGGCTGTTCCTCATGATCTTGGGCTTTATGACCCATGGTTTAAAGTTAatgcttacaacctttacaacacAGATAGATGGAAGGACTTGAACCCTAAATTCGTACTTCAAGTTTGGAGAGACACGGTAGCCACCGGTGATAAGTCCTTTGCAAAAGCTGTTTGGCCTTCGGTGTACATGGCCATGTCGTACATGGATCAGTTTGACAAGGATAAAGATGGAATGATTGAAAATGAAGGCTTTCCTGATCAAACCTACGATGTCTGGTCAGCTACCGGTGTTAGCTCATATAGTGGAGGACTCTGGGTGGCTGCTCTGCAAGCTGCTTCGGCTATGGCACGTGAAGTTGGTGACAGAGCCTCTGAAGAACTTTTCTGGGACAAGTATCTGAAAGCAAAATCTGTTTATTACAAGTTGTGGAATGGTTCTTACTTCAATTATGACAATTCTGGTAGCAAGACAAGCTCATCTATTCAGGCTGATCAATTAGCTGGACATTG GTATGCTAGAGCTTGTGGTCTTATGCCAATTGTTGATAAGGAGAAAGCAAAAAGTACATTTCAGAAAATCTTTTGCtttaatgtcttaaaattcaaggATGGAAAGAGAGGAGCAGTTAATGGGATGAGACCAGATGGTACTATTGATATGTCTTCCATGCAGTCAAGAGAGATATGGTCTGGTGTAACATATTCAGTTGCTGCCGCAATGATTCAAGAAGGCATGTTGGAAGAAGCATTTAGAACTGCACAAGGGATATATGAAGCTGCCTGGTCTCAAGAAGGATTGGG GTATTCATTTCAGACACCTGAAGCTTGGAATAACAACGACCAGTATCGGTCGCTTTGCTACATGCGCCCTCTAGCAATATGGGCGATGCAGTGGGCTTTGTCACCACCGGTGCTCCATAAAGAACCTGAAACAGCATTACAAGGAGAGGCTCATCTAAATCACCATGCCTCGTACTCAAGAGTCGCTAAACTGCTTAAACTACCGGAAGAAGAAACTTCTAAAAGCATTCTCCGAGTCATCTGCGAAATCACCTGCAGTCGGCTTAGATCATGA